A window of Desulfatirhabdium butyrativorans DSM 18734 contains these coding sequences:
- the csm4 gene encoding type III-A CRISPR-associated RAMP protein Csm4 has product MRVFKLKFRSALHVDSKGSGNPEVSDEFIRSDTLSAALALSWAALYPKEADDRFFHDPPYRVSSAFPYIGDILLFPMPVWRIWKEIDPKQRKEAKEIRWLSQELFEDVLAGKPLDFGSDRIRKLNNGIAVSKAELERNPAVERIQAWMKTERQRVSVDRLGIPKDGGLYFFALQFFAPESGLYFLAKTDEAPLERFRAALAFLGDTGIGADRSSGLGHFEIVSETELKLRKTEKTSGVVTLSLFNPDEADNIENLLQTTAYGLIIRSGWISQSTIGRPPIRVFSEGSYFSAKPKGRVVETLPDRIRDHHKLGLSHSACRDFRAVFLPCAAPPYLKEVAQ; this is encoded by the coding sequence ATGCGGGTATTCAAACTGAAATTTCGATCCGCCCTGCACGTGGATTCGAAGGGCTCTGGAAATCCGGAAGTGTCGGATGAATTCATCCGTTCGGATACCCTGTCCGCAGCCCTTGCCCTGAGCTGGGCAGCTCTATATCCCAAAGAGGCTGACGACCGTTTTTTCCACGACCCGCCCTACCGGGTGAGCTCCGCCTTTCCCTACATCGGAGACATCCTTCTTTTCCCCATGCCGGTATGGCGAATCTGGAAGGAAATCGATCCGAAACAACGGAAAGAAGCCAAGGAAATCCGGTGGCTTTCTCAGGAGCTTTTTGAAGATGTCCTGGCTGGCAAACCGCTCGATTTTGGTTCGGATCGTATCCGGAAACTGAATAACGGCATCGCTGTGAGCAAAGCCGAATTGGAACGGAACCCGGCCGTCGAAAGAATTCAGGCATGGATGAAGACGGAGCGCCAGCGTGTTTCGGTAGACCGGCTCGGCATTCCGAAAGACGGCGGATTGTATTTCTTCGCTCTCCAGTTTTTCGCTCCGGAGAGCGGACTCTATTTCCTGGCAAAGACGGACGAGGCACCTCTTGAACGATTCCGGGCGGCGCTGGCATTCCTTGGAGATACCGGGATCGGTGCAGACCGAAGCTCCGGACTGGGACATTTTGAAATCGTTTCGGAAACGGAATTGAAACTGCGAAAGACGGAAAAGACCTCCGGCGTCGTCACCCTTTCCCTGTTCAATCCGGATGAGGCGGACAACATCGAAAACCTTCTGCAGACAACGGCTTATGGCCTGATCATCCGCTCTGGCTGGATATCGCAATCCACCATCGGAAGACCGCCAATCCGGGTGTTCTCAGAGGGATCGTATTTTTCGGCCAAGCCCAAGGGCCGTGTGGTGGAAACCCTGCCGGATCGCATTCGGGATCACCACAAGCTCGGCCTTTCCCACAGTGCATGCCGGGATTTTCGGGCCGTTTTCCTGCCGTGTGCCGCACCGCCATACCTGAAGGAGGTGGCGCAATGA
- a CDS encoding RAMP superfamily CRISPR-associated protein: MTESSNTQTWKVTLLTPLHLGDGIKLQANVDYISRNRTIDVIDFDGLAEQLADTPQAINDLSKNIRLDQVIRDYSLSVQPMYTMKCTSAAIPKEIRSFLKNAYGEPYLAGSSLKGAIHTALWTGLDQTNLPSPKAASESDYKKGFKKSAENLGGRDPYHMFIRPLQISDSNGIAPQTAIACEEIKFFNLQQGDQPGWKDFGGRNTKNDFRQTTGMHVETLRTNTILILQAHIDPLLAKDTIRHAAGITRSEDVADFKRMAARIGKHSRRIAERERAFFDRYTPDTRDVVRFYENLINQMDETAKKAGAFIIRLAWGSGWRGMTGDWIADEDMAFMRENGYVKLGKAGVNVFPKTRRLAIDPKTGTPSLPLGWVLVEPVEAEAFRLKPVSSVQQAVTVTGATAATAQIAPPPSQPEPPAPVDPEAQHQEQLARFQQRIQRATAFQSEVESLVKAVQQTTDKRLQREMAAMLMEKAKSLPNKAYATARKNDKRWAKMIDDLIREVS; this comes from the coding sequence ATGACGGAATCATCCAATACCCAAACCTGGAAAGTGACCCTGCTCACGCCGCTGCATCTGGGCGATGGCATCAAACTGCAAGCCAATGTCGATTACATTTCCCGCAACAGGACCATCGATGTCATCGATTTCGATGGACTGGCCGAGCAACTGGCGGACACTCCACAAGCCATCAACGATCTGTCCAAAAATATCCGGTTGGATCAAGTCATTCGCGATTACAGCCTTTCGGTGCAGCCGATGTATACCATGAAATGCACGTCAGCCGCCATCCCGAAGGAAATCCGCAGTTTCCTGAAAAACGCCTATGGTGAGCCCTATCTTGCCGGAAGCTCCCTGAAAGGGGCCATTCACACGGCCCTGTGGACGGGGCTGGATCAAACCAACCTGCCAAGCCCGAAGGCGGCATCGGAAAGCGACTATAAGAAAGGCTTCAAGAAATCCGCTGAAAACCTGGGCGGCAGGGATCCCTACCACATGTTCATCCGCCCGCTTCAGATCAGCGACTCAAATGGAATTGCGCCGCAGACAGCCATCGCATGCGAGGAAATCAAGTTCTTCAATTTGCAACAGGGCGACCAGCCCGGATGGAAAGATTTCGGAGGCCGCAATACGAAAAATGACTTCCGGCAAACCACTGGAATGCATGTGGAAACCTTGCGAACAAACACCATATTGATCCTGCAAGCCCATATCGATCCCCTGCTGGCCAAAGATACGATCCGCCATGCGGCGGGCATCACCCGTTCTGAAGACGTAGCCGATTTCAAGCGGATGGCAGCAAGAATCGGAAAACACAGCAGGCGCATCGCAGAGCGGGAAAGAGCGTTTTTCGACCGGTATACGCCCGATACCCGGGATGTCGTCCGCTTTTATGAGAATCTGATCAATCAGATGGATGAAACAGCCAAAAAGGCCGGCGCCTTCATCATTCGGCTTGCCTGGGGAAGCGGCTGGCGAGGCATGACAGGCGACTGGATCGCAGACGAAGACATGGCGTTCATGCGAGAAAATGGATACGTAAAACTGGGAAAAGCGGGAGTGAATGTATTTCCCAAGACGCGCCGTCTCGCGATCGATCCGAAGACCGGGACCCCGTCGCTTCCACTCGGATGGGTCCTGGTGGAGCCGGTGGAAGCGGAGGCCTTTCGCTTGAAACCCGTTTCGTCGGTGCAGCAGGCTGTCACCGTTACAGGCGCAACCGCAGCAACGGCGCAAATAGCGCCGCCGCCTTCTCAACCCGAGCCGCCTGCACCAGTCGATCCGGAGGCGCAACACCAGGAGCAACTGGCCAGGTTCCAACAGCGAATCCAAAGGGCAACCGCCTTTCAGTCCGAAGTGGAAAGCCTGGTCAAGGCGGTGCAACAGACAACGGATAAGCGGCTGCAGCGGGAAATGGCGGCAATGCTGATGGAAAAGGCCAAATCCCTTCCGAACAAGGCATATGCAACAGCCCGGAAGAACGACAAGCGCTGGGCCAAAATGATCGATGATCTGATCCGGGAAGTCTCCTGA
- a CDS encoding nucleotidyl transferase AbiEii/AbiGii toxin family protein codes for MMAPTYTEPRVRQSELLQLLLLDALYGHSGSQHIIFQGGTALRWVYGGPRFSEDLDFVISIQPDKLQPIMKAVTTKASRACVAQFGEGQSEQQIKSNRSTAFKTLFIYRPASQRERIAVKLEFESLQPGQLPGFQQYVFRDLPQVSRLITSGHLFSPYSSTIILVETPEEILTDKIRALYERQYLKGRDIFDLWWIVSQLGTSVNWQMLENKLSMYRVPFHPARELDFFQKAGSLPEIENALRTDLPRFIPPDILSAYQAEGFKRFILALQQVSARLQAHDLWRIYWK; via the coding sequence ATGATGGCGCCCACATATACCGAACCACGTGTCAGGCAATCCGAATTGCTTCAGTTGTTGCTTCTGGATGCGCTGTACGGACATTCCGGGTCGCAGCACATCATTTTTCAGGGAGGAACCGCGCTGCGGTGGGTCTATGGCGGCCCACGCTTTTCAGAAGATCTGGATTTCGTGATCAGTATCCAGCCGGATAAATTGCAACCCATCATGAAGGCGGTAACCACCAAAGCATCCCGCGCGTGTGTGGCCCAGTTCGGTGAAGGCCAAAGTGAACAGCAAATCAAGAGCAACCGGTCAACCGCCTTCAAAACATTGTTTATTTACCGGCCGGCTTCTCAGCGGGAGCGAATTGCCGTCAAGCTGGAATTCGAATCCCTTCAACCGGGCCAACTACCCGGTTTTCAACAATATGTTTTCAGGGATCTGCCTCAGGTATCGCGGCTGATCACATCGGGGCATCTCTTCTCACCTTATTCCAGCACCATCATTCTGGTAGAGACGCCGGAAGAAATTCTGACGGATAAGATCCGAGCCCTGTATGAGCGCCAATATCTCAAGGGAAGGGACATCTTTGATCTCTGGTGGATCGTCAGTCAGTTGGGGACTTCCGTCAACTGGCAGATGCTTGAAAATAAATTGTCGATGTACCGGGTTCCCTTTCATCCCGCCCGCGAACTGGATTTTTTCCAGAAAGCAGGATCGTTGCCAGAGATTGAAAATGCGCTCAGAACCGATCTACCCCGCTTCATTCCGCCGGATATTCTTTCCGCATACCAGGCAGAGGGATTCAAACGGTTTATTCTGGCATTGCAGCAGGTCAGCGCTCGGCTTCAGGCGCACGACCTTTGGCGGATTTATTGGAAATGA
- a CDS encoding type IV toxin-antitoxin system AbiEi family antitoxin domain-containing protein — protein MEKSTFKRLRFLPRLFRTEDVEKLVPHPAIFISRALKNGLIHRLMRGHYVNSFLHDFPRVETVGCFLRPPAYVSGEWALNYHGISLQSPVVCTVITLSPAVGKCRNIPYQGVTIEFSRISSALFTGFIRVDDYYIATPEKAILDTLHLRKSLPAGDELELDNIDIETMNNMAQKFPLSVTRRLHALRNKLVASP, from the coding sequence ATGGAAAAATCCACATTCAAGCGGCTTAGATTCCTTCCCAGACTGTTCCGCACAGAAGATGTGGAAAAACTGGTTCCTCACCCGGCCATATTCATATCACGAGCGCTGAAAAACGGCCTGATTCATCGGCTGATGAGAGGTCATTACGTCAATTCGTTTCTTCACGACTTTCCACGGGTGGAAACCGTCGGCTGTTTTCTTCGCCCGCCGGCCTATGTGTCCGGTGAATGGGCCTTGAATTATCACGGCATCAGTCTTCAATCTCCGGTGGTCTGCACCGTCATTACGTTGAGTCCTGCGGTTGGAAAATGCCGGAATATCCCATACCAGGGTGTCACTATCGAATTTTCAAGAATTTCATCCGCCCTTTTTACCGGATTTATCCGGGTCGATGATTACTACATCGCAACACCCGAAAAAGCGATATTGGACACCCTTCATCTCAGAAAATCGCTTCCGGCCGGGGACGAACTGGAACTGGACAATATCGATATCGAGACGATGAATAATATGGCGCAAAAATTTCCGCTTTCCGTAACCCGGAGGCTTCATGCATTGCGAAACAAGCTGGTGGCATCGCCATAA
- the csm6 gene encoding CRISPR-associated ring nuclease Csm6: MKGILLAVSGLSPQVITETLYALHQSDRSVDAIHIITTGIGKERIFGTLMAGATGIFYQYLRDYQIDPASIDFGDHTIHVLHRENGSEIRDIETQEDNEALLAECLKWAHHFTRDPDTAVYFSIAGGRKTMSACLTLAAQFYARSWDRLYHVLVPPIFESSPEFYYPPPQSRFVVLQDQQGRQLKMDSTYGKVTLVPLPFISIRDQLTGNVLDRPLDPGTLMSSLVQDESPRLHVNPMEKKIIYNRVEVDFQPAWMALYLFFIQHKKSCSCNKTCDPSCTDCFLDMQEIIEQTDLIQDLYRRIGTNRSILNYQEGIGNLNKESFNMHKSRINKAIRKGFGTANAEKIHIDSDGKRPNTRYGIRFSKERIELS, translated from the coding sequence ATGAAAGGCATCCTTCTGGCCGTCAGCGGCCTTTCCCCCCAGGTCATCACCGAAACCCTCTATGCACTCCATCAGAGCGATCGTTCTGTCGATGCCATCCATATCATCACCACCGGCATCGGCAAGGAAAGAATCTTCGGCACCCTGATGGCCGGCGCTACCGGTATTTTCTACCAGTACCTTCGGGATTATCAGATCGATCCGGCATCCATCGATTTCGGCGACCACACCATCCATGTCCTGCACCGGGAAAACGGGTCCGAAATCCGGGATATCGAAACCCAGGAAGACAACGAAGCGCTGCTGGCCGAATGCCTCAAGTGGGCGCACCACTTCACCCGGGACCCGGATACGGCCGTATATTTTTCCATTGCAGGCGGCCGCAAGACCATGAGCGCCTGCCTCACTCTGGCCGCACAGTTTTATGCCCGCTCCTGGGATCGGCTGTACCATGTACTGGTGCCGCCCATATTCGAAAGTTCACCGGAATTCTATTATCCGCCGCCGCAATCCCGATTCGTGGTTCTGCAGGATCAGCAAGGCAGGCAACTCAAAATGGACAGCACTTACGGCAAAGTGACCCTTGTCCCGCTGCCCTTCATTTCGATCCGGGATCAACTGACCGGAAACGTCCTGGATCGTCCTCTCGATCCCGGCACCCTGATGAGCTCTCTGGTTCAGGATGAATCTCCCCGGCTCCATGTCAACCCGATGGAGAAGAAAATCATCTACAACCGGGTTGAGGTGGATTTTCAACCGGCGTGGATGGCCCTGTATCTGTTTTTCATCCAGCACAAGAAAAGCTGCTCCTGCAACAAAACGTGCGATCCATCCTGCACGGATTGTTTTCTCGACATGCAGGAGATTATCGAACAGACGGATCTCATCCAGGACCTGTACCGGCGCATAGGCACCAATCGTTCGATACTGAACTACCAGGAAGGGATCGGCAATTTGAACAAGGAAAGCTTCAACATGCACAAAAGCCGCATCAACAAGGCAATCCGTAAAGGGTTTGGGACGGCGAATGCCGAAAAGATTCATATCGATAGCGACGGCAAGCGCCCCAACACCCGATATGGCATTCGTTTTTCGAAAGAACGCATCGAGTTGTCTTAG
- a CDS encoding HepT-like ribonuclease domain-containing protein: MIPWDVIVGMRHRLVHGYFGMNLDILWKTVQEDMPLLVESLRKVLGGD, translated from the coding sequence ATGATTCCGTGGGATGTCATCGTCGGAATGCGACACCGGTTGGTGCATGGCTATTTTGGCATGAACCTGGATATTCTCTGGAAAACAGTTCAGGAAGACATGCCGCTGCTTGTAGAATCGCTGAGAAAGGTGCTTGGCGGGGACTAA
- a CDS encoding nucleotidyltransferase family protein → MSLQINIPRERIADFCRKHDIRKLSVFGSLLHGDIRVDSDIDILVEFEPDHVPGMFDIVRLEQELSAMLGRKVDLRTPEDLSRYFRAQVLEEAEVQYANG, encoded by the coding sequence ATGAGTCTGCAGATCAATATTCCAAGAGAACGGATTGCCGATTTTTGCCGCAAACACGACATTCGTAAGCTATCGGTTTTTGGCTCTTTGTTGCATGGAGACATTCGAGTAGATAGCGACATCGACATTCTCGTTGAATTCGAACCGGACCATGTCCCGGGCATGTTTGATATCGTCCGATTGGAACAAGAACTGTCCGCCATGCTTGGCCGCAAGGTAGACTTGCGAACGCCCGAAGATCTGAGCCGATATTTTCGAGCACAGGTTCTTGAAGAGGCGGAGGTACAATATGCGAATGGATGA
- the cas2 gene encoding CRISPR-associated endonuclease Cas2: MFYLVCFDIVDDRVRYRAVKVLKQFGFRVQKSVFECPNLTEKQFVKLKIRLEACIDVTQDSVRYYYLSRDCIWKTECSGIGELPRIDGFRIV, from the coding sequence ATGTTTTATCTTGTCTGCTTCGACATTGTGGATGACCGTGTCCGGTATCGGGCGGTGAAAGTGCTCAAGCAATTCGGCTTTCGCGTACAAAAGTCCGTTTTCGAATGCCCGAACCTGACCGAAAAACAGTTCGTCAAACTGAAAATCCGGCTCGAAGCCTGTATCGATGTCACACAGGATTCGGTTCGGTACTACTATCTGTCGAGAGACTGCATCTGGAAAACCGAATGCTCCGGCATTGGTGAGTTGCCCAGGATCGACGGGTTTCGCATTGTGTAG
- a CDS encoding ARPP-1 family domain-containing protein yields MHKQNLAANWFQNNIQIGEILTHREISILPLHILHIAGPDYVSLKSGIKQGLIITEIGQEGSVPVLKAQNPTGIPVLILDGEELTGAKQNRVLNTTILIQAGASIEIPVSCTEQGRWRWDSKRFEDSGVLMAPAMRSRKNESVRNSLKSRGSHDSNQMRIWEDIGVYLKTHDAHSETRAMKYAFEKKRNDSKTYTEAFPWQEGQCGMIALIRGNVVSLELVSRPEVYRDIHEKMIESLVMDIPLWKPADRSASMKHVEIFLDYMKTATEEFFPAVGAGTDVRYRGHHLIGSALVVENWMLHLSLYHQSTRNSAFHPDHHHNKYPSFDDFGPEIIR; encoded by the coding sequence ATGCATAAGCAAAACCTCGCTGCAAACTGGTTCCAAAACAACATCCAAATAGGCGAAATCCTCACGCATCGGGAAATATCCATTCTTCCGCTCCATATCCTTCACATCGCCGGCCCCGACTATGTATCCCTGAAATCAGGAATCAAACAGGGTTTGATCATCACCGAAATCGGTCAGGAAGGCAGCGTTCCCGTGCTGAAGGCACAAAATCCGACCGGCATCCCTGTACTGATCCTCGATGGCGAAGAACTGACCGGTGCCAAGCAGAATCGCGTCCTCAACACCACCATTCTGATCCAGGCAGGCGCATCCATCGAAATCCCGGTTTCGTGCACCGAACAGGGCAGATGGCGCTGGGATTCGAAACGATTCGAGGATTCCGGCGTTCTGATGGCCCCGGCCATGCGCAGTCGGAAAAACGAATCCGTCCGCAATAGCCTGAAAAGCCGGGGCAGCCATGATTCCAATCAGATGCGAATATGGGAGGATATCGGGGTTTACTTGAAGACTCATGACGCCCACTCCGAAACCCGGGCGATGAAGTACGCTTTCGAAAAGAAACGCAACGATTCGAAAACCTATACAGAAGCCTTCCCCTGGCAGGAGGGGCAGTGCGGCATGATCGCCCTGATCCGGGGCAACGTCGTCAGTCTCGAACTGGTATCCAGGCCCGAAGTCTACCGGGACATTCATGAAAAAATGATCGAGAGCCTGGTCATGGATATTCCCCTGTGGAAACCTGCCGATCGCTCAGCATCCATGAAACACGTCGAAATCTTTCTCGATTACATGAAAACCGCCACAGAAGAATTCTTCCCTGCGGTCGGCGCGGGAACGGATGTACGCTACAGGGGACATCACCTGATCGGCTCGGCCCTGGTCGTCGAAAACTGGATGCTCCACCTGTCCCTGTACCACCAGAGCACCAGGAATTCGGCGTTTCATCCAGATCATCACCACAACAAATATCCGTCATTCGATGATTTCGGGCCGGAAATTATTCGATAG